The DNA sequence GTCACCCCACCAGACTACCCGGCGCGCACGGCGGCCGACGGCGGGGAGGATGCCGGGGCCGTCACCGCGCTCGCACGACGCGGCGCTCGTCCCACACCGGCTCGTCGGCCTCGTACACCCGACCGTCGGACCCGAACACGAGGAACCGGTCGAACGATCTCGCGAACCACCGGTCGTGCGTCACGGCCAGCACCGTCCCCTCGAACCGGGTCAGGGCGTCTTCCAGCGCCTCGGCCGATTCCAGGTCGAGGTTGTCGGTGGGCTCGTCGAGCAGCAGCAGCGTCGCCCCCGAGAGCTCGAGCAGCAGCACCTGGAACCGTGCCTGCTGCCCGCCGGACAGCGACTCGAACGTCTGCTGCGCCTGCCGCACGAGACCGTACCGGTCGAGCGCCGAGCTCGCGGCATCCCGCGGCATCCCCGCCCGTCGCTCGTCGCCGCGGTGCAGGATCTCCAGCAGGGTGCGCCCGACGAACTCGGGGTGGGCGTGCGTCTGCGCGAACAGGCCGGGCACGACGCGCGCGCCGAGGACCGCCGCTCCGGTGTGGGCGACCTCCGACAGCTGCTCGGCGGTCGAGGTGACGTGTCCGAGACTCGGGTCGGGGTCGCTGCCGCCGCGCGCGAGCAGCCGCAGGAAGTGCGACTTCCCGGAGCCGTTCGACCCGAGCACGGCGACCCGGTCGCCGTACCAGACCTCGACGTCGAAGGGCTGCATGAGCCCGGTCAGCTCGAGCCGGTCGGCGACGACCGCGCGCTTGCCCGTGCGCGAGCCGCGCAGCCGCATGTCGAAGTCCTGCGCGGGCGGGCGCTCCTGCGGCGGGCCCGCGTCCTCGAACCGGCGGAGACGCGTCTGCGCCGCCTGATATCGCGACGCGAAGCCGTCGTTCGCCGACGCTTTCACCTTCAGCGTCGCGACGAGAACGAGCAGCTTCTCGTGCTGCTCGTCCCACCGCCGGCGCAGCTCGTCGAGGCGATCCATCCGGTCGGTGCGCGCCTGGTGGTAGGTGGCGAACCCCCCGCCGTGCACCCACGCCGTCGCACCGGCCCCACCCGGTTCGAGCGTGACCAGGCGGTCGACGGCTCGGGCGAGCAGCTCGCGGTCGTGCGACACGAGCAGCACGGTCTTCGGCGTCTGCCGCAGCTGTTCCTCGAGCCAGCGCTTGGTCGGCACGTCGAGGTAGTTGTCCGGCTCGTCGAGCAGCAGCACCTCGTCCGGGCCGCGCAGCAGCGCTTCGAGCGCGAGCCGCTTCTGCTCTCCGCCCGAGAGCGTGGTCAGCTCGCGGTAGCGCGCCCGGTCGTACGGCACGCCGAGAGCGGCCACGGTGCACTGATCCCAGACGGTCTCGTGCTCGTACCCGCCGGCGTCGGCGTACTCGGCGATCGCCGCCGCGTAGGCCATCTGCGTGTCGTGCTCGTCGCGCTCGATCAGCGCGGTCTCGGCCGCCTCGAGCGACTGCGCTGCGTGCCGGATGCGGGCCGGCGCGACGCGCACGAGCAGGTCGTGCACGGTCTCCCCCGCCTCGCCGTGGCCCACGAACTGGTCCATGACGCCGAGGCCGCCGTCGATGGTCACCACTCCGGCATCCGCCGCCTGATCGCCTCGGATGATCCGCAGCAGCGTGGTCTTGCCCGCCCCGTTGGGCCCGATCAGCGCGCTCGTCGACCCGGAGCCGACGCGGAACGTCACCTCGTCGAGCAGCGGTCTCCCGTCGGGCAGAGTCAGCGAGACCCCTGCGATGTCGATGTATCCCACGGTGCGGGCCGTCCTTCCGCCCGCCTGGCGAGCCGACCAGAATATCAGGCGGGCGACGCCCCGACGGTCACACCGTGCTCGCGACCACCTGCACGGCCTCGGTGCGCGGCGACGTCGGCAGGTACATCCGGAACTCCGTGCCGACGCCCTCCTTGCTCGTGACGTCCATCGACCCGCCGTGCGCGAGCACGATCGCCCGCGTGATCGTGAGCCCCAGGCCCACCCCGGGCACAGCGTTGCGCGTCGCCGTCGATGCGCGGAAGAAGCGGGTGAACAGCATCCCCTGCTCGTCTTCGGGGATGCCGAGGCCCGTGTCGCGGACGGCCAGCTCGACGCCCCCGTCGCGCGGCCGGACGGCCGCCGTGACCCGACCGCCCGACGGCGTGAACTTGATCGCGTTGGAGAGCAGGTTGTCGAGGGCCTGCCCGATGCGGCCGGGATCGGCGACCACGCGAACCGGTGTCGACGGGGTCTCCGCCACGAGCTCGACGCCCTCGCGCTGCGCGTGCGGCCCCGACGACGTCACCGCGTTGCGCACGATCTCGGCGAGGTCGATCTCGGAGCGATCCAGCGGGAACCGCCCCGACTCGACCTGGGCGGTGAAGAGCAGGTCGCCGACGAGGGTCAGCAGCCGCTGCGCGTTGCGCTCGATGATGCCGACGAACTCCTCCTGCTCCTCGGAGAGCGGCTGACCCGGATCGTTGCGCAACAGGTCGAGGAATCCGATGATCGCGCTCAGCGGAGTCCGCAGTTCGTGCGAGATCATCCCGACGAACTCGTCCTTCATGCGCGCGACCTCGACGGCACGCGTCTCGTCGGTCAGCACGAGCAGGTACCCCTGGGTCTCGCCGGTCGCGTCCCGACGCGGGCTGATGGTGACGCGGGCGGGCACGACGGTGCCGCCGGCCGTCGTGACGTCGACGTCGCCCTCGACGCTGCGCTCGGCCTCGGCCCGTGCGAAGAGCGCCTTGAGGCCCGACGGGAGGTCGGCTCCCGCCGCCGCGCACGGGGCGTCGCCGACCAGCTGCGTCAGCGCAGACACGGTGAAGAAGCGGTCGACGCGCACGTCGTCCAGCGCTTCCTCCACCGACAGGCCGAGCAGCCGCACCGCTCCGGGGTTCCACTCCGTGATGCGTCCGGTCAGGTCGACCGCCACGACCGCCTGCACCGTGATCGACGCCCACAGGCTCTGGAAGGAGTCGAGCAGCTGTCGGTACTCCCGCTCCTTCTCCTGCAGTCTCTCGAGCACCACCACGTTCTCGCTGAGGGCCGAGGTGCGTTCGGCCACGAGCAGCTCCGCCTGCCGTACGCGGAGGCGCTGCTGGCGGGAGAGCTCGTTGACGACGGCGGCGAGCGCGGAGAAGACGAGCGGGCCCACGACGCCGCGCAGCCACTCGACCGAGCTGCCTGGCGGCTCCGTGATGTACGGCATGAGCAGGGCGAAGGAGGTCAGCGCACCCACCGCGAAGACGTAGCGGATGCCGGGGGCCGCGGCGATCCACACCACCGGCAGCAGCACGAGCGAGGTGAACACCGACGTCGGCCCGCCCGTGCCCGCACGGAAGAGGCCCAGTCCGATGATGTCGATCATCGGGATGACGAGCACGATCCAGCCGTCGTAGACGCGGCGGGCGCTGAGGATGCCGGCGTGCACGGTCGCGAACAGCACGAGCAGCAGCCCGGCGAGGGCGGCGTTGAAGTCGGAGAACGGCAGCTCGGGGTAGAGCCACGTGAACAGGGCGGCGAGCGCGGCCGCGATCGCCGTGGGCGCCTGCTTGATCAGGGGGCTCGGGTTGTCGAAGATGCCGTACCAGCTGTTCTCCGCGCGGCGGAGAGGCGTCGCGTTCACCGCGCGATCCCGCGGAGGATGCCGCGCAGATCGGCTCCGACGATCGGCTTCGGCAGCGCAGCATCCGCCTCCGGGTAGTCCGTCGCGTCGAGCACCGAGCTCACGATGAGGAAGCAGTCGGGGAACCGCGTGCGCACGAGTCGCGCGCACTCGGTGCCCGTGATGCCGGGAAGGAGCAGATCGACGACGGCGACGACGGGCGAGATGCCGTCGAACGCGCTGATCGCGCTCTCGGCATCCGCCGCGGCGAAGACGTCGAATCCCTCCCGGTCGAGGTGGCGGCGCAGGAGTTCCGTCTGGTCGGCGCTGTCCTCGACCACGAGCGCGAGCGGCCGCCCGCTCATCACAGGAGCAGCTCTCGCACGATCACGACGACCACGACGACGGCCAGCGAGAGGAGCGCCTGCCAGACGAGGCGTCGCTCGCGCCGGGCATCCGTCGCGATCTCCTGTTCCTCGTCGGCGCGCGGCAGTGCTTCGCTCATGACTCGACCCGTCCGACCTTCTCGGTCTTGATCCAGGCGGCGTCGGCGCGACGCCACTCCTTGATGTAGGAGTCCACGGTGATGGCGCACAGCAGGGAGCCGTACCCGCAGACGTAGAGCAGGAGGCCGGCGAAGAAGCGCCCGCCGGGAAGCTTCTCGACCACGCGGGCGAGCCAGATGCCGAGCATCGAGATCGGCCCCCACAGATAGAAGCCGATCGCCCAGAGGATGCGCGTCTCGTCGTTAAGCGGCAGTCCGAGGGCGGCGAGCCCGTCCTCGAAGAGTTGCGGGAACAGGGCGATCGCCATGAGGAGCAGGGCCCCGAGCCCGGGGAACATGAGCGCCTCGCGCCACGACTGGCGGCCGATCCGCGGATCGAGCTGCACGGCGAAGAGCATCGAGAACAGGTAGATGCACGCGGCGGAGATCCACATGAAGCGGAACACGAACTCCGCGATGTCGCTGTGCAGGAGCAGCAGGGCGAGCATTCCGGCCGCTGCGAGGAGCATGAAGGCCGGCAGGAGCAGGATCGTGAACCAGGCGAGGCCGAACGCGAAGCTGCCGAGGTTGTGCTGATCGCTGGGACGGAACCAGAGCCTCTTGTAGATCGACGTGAGCTGCACGTTCCCCCGCGCCCACCGCAGGCGCTGCTTCCAGAGCGAGTCGATCGTGCGCGGTTCCTCCGCGAGCACGACAGCGTGCGGCTCGAACACCATGCGGCGTCCTTTGAGCTGCCCCTCGAACGTCGTCATGGTGTCTTCGGCGAGCGTGCCGGTGGGGATGCGCCCGCCGATGGCCTCGAGGTTCGCCCGAGAGTGCAGCTGCGCTCCCCCGGCGAGGCACGCGATCGCGCCCCCGACGTTCTGCGTGCGGCGTGCCGACAGCTGCCCGATGACGTACTCGATCGCGATGAACCGGGTGAGGTAGTTGCGGTCGCGACTGCCCTCGGCGATGTACGCGGTGACCGCGCCGACCTTCTCGTCGGCGAGGTGGCGACTGAGCTTGCGCAGCGAGTCGCGTGCGAAGATCACGTCGGCGTCCATGATGAGCACGGCCTCGGTCCACTCGTCCGCGAGCACGACGTCGAGCCCGTGGTTGAGCGTGTGCGCCTTGCCCTGCCCGCCCTGCTCGCGCCGCAGGTGCACCACGCGTCCGGGGTGCGCCTCGATCTTGGCCGCCACGACCGCGGGGGTGTCGTCGGTCGAGGCGTCGTCGATCACGAAGACCCGGAGGCGGTCGGCGGGGTATTCGAGCTGCAGGAGCCTCTCGATCGCGGGGCCGAGCACGAGCGCCTCGTTCCAGGCGGGGATCAGGACGGCGATGCGCGGATGGTGCGGAGCGGCCTTGCCGTAGTGGTTGCGGAACGCGTGCACGGGCAGGAGCAGGAACTGCAGCCCGGTGTTGATCACGGGCAGCGTCCCGACCAGGACGCACAGGATGAGCACGACGACCAGCGCGGTCTCGGCACCGGTGAGCACGGGCATCAGAGGCTCCGACCGTCGAGAAGGGCGACGACGCGGTCGTAGCGGCCGACGTCCGAGGCCTCATGGCTGTCGGTCGACGCGACGACGACGGCTCCGGCATCCCGCAGCGCATCGAGCAGCGCGCCGCCCGGGCAGCCCCACTTCTCGTTGACCTCGACGAGCGTGTCCGTCTCGGCTGCGGTGCGGGCCCAGCTGGCGATCCGCTCGGGGCCGAGGTCGTCCTCGACCAGGCCGATCTTCGGCAGGATCGAGAAGCAGTGCGCGAGCTGATTGCCCGGATACCGCGTCATCGAGGCGTTCAGCGCGGTCACCAGCTGGTCGAGGACGTCGTCCGTCGCCCATCCGGCGGCGATCCGCTCGCGCACCGCGGTCGGTCCGAGCGGGCCGTCGTCTCCCGGGAACTGGTGGTCGGCGATGAGGATGCGGTCGATCCCTGGCGGGAGCACGGGGATGTCGAGCTCGCCAGAGACGTCGAGGATCTTCGCCTCCACGCCGGTGAGCACCGTGAGCCCGTCCGGCACCTGCAGCCCTCGCACGGCCGCGAGGTACTCGGGGACCCAGGCGGTGTCGCTGCGCACGTGGTCGACGAGCCGGAGCGTCGTCAGCCCCCGTTCGGCACCCGCCGCGACGTTCTCCTCGAGGGTCGACACGGCGTCGTCGGAGAACGTGGAGTGCACGTGGTGGTCGCCGCGCAGCAGGTCGTGGCTCACAGTTCGTCCTGATGACCGGCGTGCTCGGAGACGAGCACCTCGTCGACCTCGACGATGATGTCTTCGAGGAAGCGCACCGAGGCGAGTTCGCGGAACGGCACGGATGCGGGGATGTCGACGCCGAGGAACAGATCGGCCACGAGCGAGGGGATGTCGACGCCCGCCGCGATCGTGAGCGGCAGGGCACCGGGGAACCGCGGATTCACCTCGAGCAGCATCGCGCGCCCGGAACGGTCGCGCCGCAGCTGCACGTTCGCGACGCCGACGAGTCCGATCGCCGATGCGACGGCCGCGGCGGTCTGCTCCAGCTCCTCGTCGTGCACCGTGCGGCCGGCGATGGCGACACCCGAGTCCACGCGAGCGCGGGTGCGCGGTACAGCGGCCACCACGCGGCCCGAGGCGTCGGCGAGCACATCCACCGAGTACTCCTCGCCGGGGAGGAACTCCTGCACGATCAGCCCCTCGTCGACCGGCAGCGCTTCGAGCGCCGCGCGGTCGGGGACGAGACGGATGCCGCGGCTCCCCGCCCCCTGGCGAGGTTTGGCGAACACCGGGAACTCCCACTCGGCGGCCAGCGCCTCGGGCCCTGCGAGGAGCGTCCGCGGGCTGCGTCCGGTCGATGCGCACCGCTCCGCGAGGACGTACTTGTCGAGCGCGGCGTGCAGCGTGTCCTCCGAGGGCGCGGCGAGCACCGCCGGGGCGAGCTCGTCCCGGCGCCCGGCGAGCGCCACGAGCTCGACGTCGACCGTGGAGACCACGAGGTCGAGCCGATCGTCGCGCACCATCTGCGCGATCGCCGGGACGAAGTCGTCGGCCCGGCCGGGCGGCACGAGCCGTCGCTGCTCGGGTGGGACGAGATAGATGCCGCTGGCCCAGCCGTCCATGTCGGCGGCGAACACCGTGAGGTCGTCGCGGCGCAGCAGCGAGCGGATCACGGCGACGCCGGCGGGACCGCCGGCGCCGGTGACGAGGATGCGGGCGGCCATCAGCCCTCCTGCCTGGTGAGCTCGTGGGCGCCGATGAACTCGGCGGTCTCACGCACGACTTCGAGCGGCTCGACGGCCGCTCCCCCGCCGAAGCGCGACCAGTACCGTGCCGTCGCGGTGACGAAGCCGGGGTCGAGGTAGTCGCGCGTCGCGGTCTGCGAGGCGAAGCACTCGAGCAGCTGCAGCTTCTCGCCGAGGTAGTCGTCGATGCGCACGAACCGGGTCGGACGGAAGTCGATGGTGGCGGACGGGCTCTGGTAGCACGCGACCGTGCCGACCTTGCGGGTCGCGACGAGCGTCGCCTCGCTCACGGCACGGTGGTCCTGGTGACGGTCGTGCTCGGAGTGCGTGTAGACGATGGTCGGCTGGATCTCGTTGACCACTTCCTCGATCAGGCGCACGGTCGTCCCGCCGCCGGAGATCTCGGTGTCGATGAGGTCCTTGAGGAACAGGCGGGCGCCGAGCCGATCGGCCGAGGCGAGCGACTCGTGCTGCCGACTGTCGGCGTCTCCTCCGCGCGAGCCGCGCGACAGCGTGAGGATCGTGACCGAGTCGCCGGCGCGGGAGTGCGCGGCGAGGATCCCGCCGACCCCGATCTCGACGTCGTCGGGGTGCGCGCCGATCGCCAGCACGACCTGCTTCGCACGGCTGGCGGTCCGTCGAGCGCGACCCTCCGCAGCGAGACGGGTGACGGCCTCCACGAGCCGCACGTTGTCGAGGGGCTTGGTGAGGAACTCGTCGGCCTGGGCGCGGAGCGCCGAGACGGCGTACTCGACCGAGACGTGGGCGGTCATCACGACCACGGGCACGACGGGGTCACGGCGACGCAGCTCCGCGACGAGTTCGAGGCCGTCGAGGCCGGGCATCTCGATGTCGGTGACGACCACGTCGGGTTCGAACTCGGCGATGCGCTCGACGGCGGTCAGCCCGTCGCCGGCGGTGAGCACGACGCAGCCCGCCCGGCGTTCGAGCACGGTCTTGACCAGCAGGGCGACGTCGGGGTCGTCGTCGACGACGAGGACGCGGGGTGCATCGTCAGACATATGCGGCTCTCCATGGGGATGTCCCCCTGCCGGCGGGGACCGGCGATGCGCCACCGGAGGCCTTCTCCACCGGGAGCCCGAGGGAAGTCGAGCGAGTATCCCTAAATATTGGCATATGGCAGACGTGGGAGCGCTACCGCATCGCCGCGTGCTGCTCCGTTCGAGGAGGGATCAGGATGCCGCTCGCGCAGCGCGCTTCTCCTGCTGGTAGACCCGGATCGCCTCGTACCGCTCCGCGGACCGCGCGCGGCGCTTGTCCGCCTCCTGCTCGCGGTTCTTGGGAGGGGCCGGAGTCACGAGACCGTCGATGAGCTCCCTCGTCGCGCGGGCGATCTCCTCCACCGCACGATCGAACACCTCCCGGTTGGCCCGGGACGGGGCGTTCGACCCCGAGACCTTGCGGACGAACTGCAGCGCGGCGTCATGGCACTCGTCGTCGGTGGCGGCCGGTTCGAGGTTGTTCAGCGGAACGATGTTGCGGCACATACCGGCACGGTACGCCGCGCCGCCGACATGCGGAAGGGGCGGATGCCGCAGCATCCGCCCCTTCCGATGAACCGTCGTCGGTGCGCGCTCAGCGCTTGTAGTTCGGCGCCTCGACGACGATCTGCACGTCGTGCGGGTGCGATTCCTTGAGTCCGGCGGCGGTGATGCGCACGAAGCGTCCGCGCTGCTTGAGCTCCTCGATCGTGCGGGCGCCGACGTAGAACATCGACTGCCGCAGGCCGCCGACCAGCTGGTACGCCACGGCCGAGACCGGGCCGCGGTAGGGCACCTGGCCCTCGATGCCCTCGGGGATCAGCTTGTCGTCGCTCGGCACGTCGGCCTGGAAGTATCGGTCCTTCGAGTACGAGGTCTGCTTGCCGCGGGTCTGCATCGCGCCCAGCGACCCCATGCCGCGGTACTGCTTGAACTGCTTGCCCGACTGGAACACGATCTCGCCCGGCGACTCGTCGGTGCCGGCCAGCAGGGAGCCGAGCATCACGGCGTCGGCACCGGCGACGAGGGCCTTTGCGATGTCGCCCGAGTACTGCAGGCCGCCGTCGGCGATGACCGGGATGCCGGCGGGGCCGGCCGCCAGCGACGCCTCGTACACCGCGGTGACCTGCGGAACGCCGACGCCCGCGACGACGCGCGTGGTGCAGATCGAACCGGGGCCGACGCCGACCTTGACGGCATCCACGCCCGCGTCGACGAGCGCCTGCGCGCCCTCGCGGGTCGCGACGTTGCCGCCGATCACGTCGATGTGGGCGAAGCTCTCGTCGGCCTTGAGGCGCTTCACGAGATCGATCACACCCTGCGACTGACCGTTGGCGGTGTCGACGACGAGCACGTCGACACCGGCGTCGCGCAGTGCCTCGGCGCGCTCCCACGCGTCGCCGAAGAAGCCGATGGCCGCGCCGACGCGCAGACGCCCCTGGTCGTCCTTGGTGGCGAGCGGGTACTTCTCGCTCTTGTCGAAGTCCTTGATGGTGATGAGTCCGGCGAGCTTGCCGTCGTCGTCGATGAGGGGGAGCTTCTCGACGCGGTGCTTCGCGAACAGCGCGATGACCTCGCCCGCCGCGACGCCGACGCGGGCCGTCACGAGGCCCTCGGAGGTCATGACGTCCTTCACGAACGTCGTCTGGCGCTCGAAGCCCGAGACGAAGCGCATGTCGCGGTTGGTGACGATGCCCACCAGACGGCCGTCCTCGTCGACCACGGGCAGGCCGGAGATGCGGTACTTGGCGCACAGCGCGTCGACCTCTTCGACCGTGGCGTCGGCGGTGGTCGTGATCGGGTCGGTGATCATGCCGGACTCGCTGCGCTTCACGCGGTCGACGTGCGCGGCCTGGTCGGCGATCGAGAGGTTGCGGTGCAGGATGCCGATGCCGCCCTCGCGCGCCATGGCGATGGCCATGCGCGACTCGGTGACGGTGTCCATGGCGCTGGAGAGCAGCGGGGTGGCGACCGAGATCCGGCGCGTGATCCGCGACGAGGTGTCCGCCTCGCTGGGGATGACGTCGGTGTGCCCCGGGAGGAGCAGCACATCGTCGTAAGTGAGTCCGACGAATCCGAAGGGGTCGTGCTGATCCATGGATGCTCCTCCTGGGCGCTGACTGGCGAGAGTGGTACCAATTCTAAGCGTCGGACGGCTGGAGAAATTCCCGGTGACGGCGGCGACGAGGGTCATCCGGCCGCTCGTGGCGGTCGTCGGGCATGCACCTTCGTGATGAGATCGTGCTCACCGTGAGCAGATCGTGCCTTGGTCGAAACAGAGCCGACACATTACGCTCATACCGTCGTACATCAAGGCCGATGAACACCCTGTCTTGGTCTGTGTACTGGACTGGGAGGTTCTGTGAGTCCGACGATCTCGGCGAAGCGAAGCGGAACGCGATGGGTCATCCCCCTTCTCGCGTCGCTCCTCGCCCTTGCATTCCTGTGGCTGCAGCCACCCGCCTCGGCCTCCGCGGAGGAGACCGACGACGGTCAGGAGATCACCGATTTCTACTTCGCCGGCGTGATCACGTTCGATGACCAGCCCGTGGAGGGCGTGGTCATGACGATCGAGGGCAAGGGCTTCGAAGGCGAGACCGAGACCGACGCCGAGGGCAAGTGGCGCCTGTACGTCCCCGAGAAGGAGAAGTACACGCTCACGGTCGACGAGGACACGCTCCCCGACGGGGTGATCGTCGACGCGGCCCAGCTGCCGGAGGGCACGCAGCCCATCGCGGGCACGACCGCGTCGTTCGAGGTCGAGTTCGGCCTCACCGGCACGAAGATCACGAACCTCTTCCTCGGCGAGGGGCAGCGGGTCACCGTCACCTTCATCGACCAGCTCCTCTCCCGCCTCGTCGGCGGGCTCAACTTCGGCCTCCTGCTCGCACTCGCGTCGATGGGTGCGGCCCTGATCTACGGCACCACCCGCCTGTCGAACTTCGCGCACGCCGAGATGGTCACGTGGGGCGGCCTGGTCGCCCTGGTCACCACGAGCTTCTGGCACCTGCCGCTGTGGCTCGGCATCGCGGCGGCGGTGATCGGAGGAGGTCTCTTCGGCTGGGCGATGGATGCCGGGCTGTGGCGTCCGCTGCGACGACGTGGACTCGGCGTCGTGCAGCTCATGATCGTCAGCATCGGACTCTCGCTCGCCCTCCGCTACGTCTTCCAGTACTTCATCGGCGGCGGCACGCGGCAGCTGCCCGGGGCGAGCCCCACGCCGATCCAGTTCGGGCCGATCTCGCTGTCGTACATCGACATGATCGCGATGTCGGTGAGCATCGTCGTGATCCTCGGGGTCGCGTGGTTCCTCACCCGCACCCGCATCGGCAAGGCCACACGCGCCATCTCCGACAACCCGCAGCTCGCCGCGGCATCCGGAATCGACGTCGACCGCGTGATCCGCATCGTGTGGATCCTCGCGGGTGTGCTCGCGGCGATCTCCGGCATCCTCTGGGCGTACTTCCGCCCCGGCGTGAAGTGGGACATGGGCATGCAGATGCTGCTGCTCATCTTCGCCGCCATCACGCTCGGCGGTCTCGGCACCGCCTTCGGCGCTCTCGTCGGATCGCTCATCGTCGGGATCGCGGTCGAGGTCTCGACCCTGTGGATCCCGTCGGACCTCAAGTACGCCAGCGCGCTGGTCGTCCTCATCGTCATCCTCCTGGTGAGGCCGCAGGGTCTGCTCGGACGCAAGGAAAGGTTGGGCTGACGATGGACTTCGGAAGCATCTTCTCCAACACCGCGGTCTACCTCTTCAGCCCGGTCACGATCGCCTACGCGCTCGCGGCGACCGGCCTCGCGGTGCACTTCGGCTACGCCGGTCTGCTGAACTTCGGCATGGCGGCGTTCATGGCGGTCGGCGGCTACGGCTACGCGATCTCCGTGCTCTCCTTCGGCCTCCCGTGGTGGGTCGGAATGCTCATCGGGCTCGGCGGCGGAGCGCTGTTCGCGGTGCTCCTGGGCATCCCGACGCTGCGACTGAGAGCCGACTACCTCGCCATCGCGACCATCGCGGCGGGTGAGATCGTGCGTCTGCTGTTCACGACGCAGCTGTTCGACGAGTTCACCAACTCGGCCGACGGCCTCGCCCAGTACAACGGCGGGTTCCGCGACGCGAACCCCTTCCCCACCGGAACGTACGGCTTCGGACCGTGGACCTACACGGCGAACGACCTGTGGAACCGCGTGTTCGGCGTGATCGTGCTGGCTCTCGCCGTGCTCGTCGTCTGGGCGCTCATGCGCAGCCCGTGGGGCCGCGTGCTCAAGGGCATCCGCGAGGACGAGGACGCCGTGCGGTCGCTCGGCAAGAACGTGTTCGCCTACAAGATGCAGGCCCTGGTGGTCGGCGGCATCATCGGCGCGGCGGGCGGCATCGTGTTCGTCCTTCCCTCCGCCGTGGTGCCGGGCAGCTACACGACCTCGCTCACCTTCTTCCTGTGGACGGTGCTCCTGCTCGGCGGTGCCGCGACGGTCTTCGGGCCGACGCTGGGCGCCATCCTGTTCTGGGTCGTGTTCGCCTTCCTCGCGAACCTGCTCCCGGCCATGGCCAAGGCGGACCTCCTGCCCATGTCCGACAGCCAGGCGTCGACGCTGGTGTTCATCTTCGTCGGCATCGCCCTCATGCTGCTCGTGATCTTCCGCCCGCAGGGCATCCTCGGAGACAAGAGGGAGATGACCTTTGTCAAATGAACTGACCCCCGACGCCGGCGCCGAATCGGCCCCCGCGACGGGAAGCGTCCGACGTCCGAAGACGACCGGCCTCACGAAGGGCCCGGCCGCCCCCGGCGTCGCCAAGGTCGACCCCATCCTCGTGGTGGATGCCGTGCAGCGCCGCTTCGGCGGCCTCACCGCGGTCGACGTCGATCACCTGGAGGTCCCGCGCGGAGCCATCACCGCGCTGATCGGCCCGAACGGCGCCGGCAAGACGACGCTGTTCAACCTGCTCTGCGGCTTCGACAAGCCCAACAGCGGTTCGTGGTCGTTCGACGGCAAGAACCTGTCCGGCGTGCCGTCGTTCAAGGTCGCCCGCATGGGCCAGGTGCGCACGTTCCAGCTCACGAAGTCCCTGTCGCTGCTCACGGTGCTCGAGAACATGAAGCTCGGCGCCCCGGGTCAGCGGGGCGAGGGCTTCTGGTCGAGCCTCTTCCCGTTCCTGTGGCGCAAGCAGGACAAGGAGATCGAGGTCAAGGCGCGCGAGCTGCTCAGGCGCTTCAAGCTCGACGCCAAGGAGAAGGACTTCGCGGCAGCGCTCTCGGGCGGTCAGCGCAAGCTCCTCGAGATGGCCAGGGCGCTCATGAGCGACCCGACGCTGGTGATGCTCGACGAGCCGATGGCCGGCGTGAACCCGGCGCTCACGCAGTCGCTGCTCGATCACATCCTCGACCTCAAGGAGCAGGGCATGACCGTGCTGTTCGTCGAGCACGACATGCACATGGTGCGGCACATCGCCGACTGGGTGGTCGTGATGGCGGAGGGGCGCGTCGTCGCCGAGGGGCCGCCCGAGGAGGTCATGGAGGATCCGGCTGTCGTCGACGCGTACCTCGGTGCGCATCAGGACGTCGATCTCGGCGCCGTGACCGGCCGCATC is a window from the Microbacterium sp. LWO14-1.2 genome containing:
- a CDS encoding ATP-grasp domain-containing protein, with translation MAARILVTGAGGPAGVAVIRSLLRRDDLTVFAADMDGWASGIYLVPPEQRRLVPPGRADDFVPAIAQMVRDDRLDLVVSTVDVELVALAGRRDELAPAVLAAPSEDTLHAALDKYVLAERCASTGRSPRTLLAGPEALAAEWEFPVFAKPRQGAGSRGIRLVPDRAALEALPVDEGLIVQEFLPGEEYSVDVLADASGRVVAAVPRTRARVDSGVAIAGRTVHDEELEQTAAAVASAIGLVGVANVQLRRDRSGRAMLLEVNPRFPGALPLTIAAGVDIPSLVADLFLGVDIPASVPFRELASVRFLEDIIVEVDEVLVSEHAGHQDEL
- a CDS encoding response regulator; this translates as MSDDAPRVLVVDDDPDVALLVKTVLERRAGCVVLTAGDGLTAVERIAEFEPDVVVTDIEMPGLDGLELVAELRRRDPVVPVVVMTAHVSVEYAVSALRAQADEFLTKPLDNVRLVEAVTRLAAEGRARRTASRAKQVVLAIGAHPDDVEIGVGGILAAHSRAGDSVTILTLSRGSRGGDADSRQHESLASADRLGARLFLKDLIDTEISGGGTTVRLIEEVVNEIQPTIVYTHSEHDRHQDHRAVSEATLVATRKVGTVACYQSPSATIDFRPTRFVRIDDYLGEKLQLLECFASQTATRDYLDPGFVTATARYWSRFGGGAAVEPLEVVRETAEFIGAHELTRQEG
- a CDS encoding DUF2277 domain-containing protein produces the protein MCRNIVPLNNLEPAATDDECHDAALQFVRKVSGSNAPSRANREVFDRAVEEIARATRELIDGLVTPAPPKNREQEADKRRARSAERYEAIRVYQQEKRAARAAS
- the guaB gene encoding IMP dehydrogenase, with amino-acid sequence MDQHDPFGFVGLTYDDVLLLPGHTDVIPSEADTSSRITRRISVATPLLSSAMDTVTESRMAIAMAREGGIGILHRNLSIADQAAHVDRVKRSESGMITDPITTTADATVEEVDALCAKYRISGLPVVDEDGRLVGIVTNRDMRFVSGFERQTTFVKDVMTSEGLVTARVGVAAGEVIALFAKHRVEKLPLIDDDGKLAGLITIKDFDKSEKYPLATKDDQGRLRVGAAIGFFGDAWERAEALRDAGVDVLVVDTANGQSQGVIDLVKRLKADESFAHIDVIGGNVATREGAQALVDAGVDAVKVGVGPGSICTTRVVAGVGVPQVTAVYEASLAAGPAGIPVIADGGLQYSGDIAKALVAGADAVMLGSLLAGTDESPGEIVFQSGKQFKQYRGMGSLGAMQTRGKQTSYSKDRYFQADVPSDDKLIPEGIEGQVPYRGPVSAVAYQLVGGLRQSMFYVGARTIEELKQRGRFVRITAAGLKESHPHDVQIVVEAPNYKR
- a CDS encoding branched-chain amino acid ABC transporter permease, which encodes MSPTISAKRSGTRWVIPLLASLLALAFLWLQPPASASAEETDDGQEITDFYFAGVITFDDQPVEGVVMTIEGKGFEGETETDAEGKWRLYVPEKEKYTLTVDEDTLPDGVIVDAAQLPEGTQPIAGTTASFEVEFGLTGTKITNLFLGEGQRVTVTFIDQLLSRLVGGLNFGLLLALASMGAALIYGTTRLSNFAHAEMVTWGGLVALVTTSFWHLPLWLGIAAAVIGGGLFGWAMDAGLWRPLRRRGLGVVQLMIVSIGLSLALRYVFQYFIGGGTRQLPGASPTPIQFGPISLSYIDMIAMSVSIVVILGVAWFLTRTRIGKATRAISDNPQLAAASGIDVDRVIRIVWILAGVLAAISGILWAYFRPGVKWDMGMQMLLLIFAAITLGGLGTAFGALVGSLIVGIAVEVSTLWIPSDLKYASALVVLIVILLVRPQGLLGRKERLG